The Fibrobacter sp. UWB5 genome contains a region encoding:
- a CDS encoding LamG-like jellyroll fold domain-containing protein — MGCFKNIFGSGRLAFVFAAVCALAFFAGCSNTSSTDSAGILIETNTGNKGLARILVSTENLDVVAGDTVVVFKASADTVGDTLYVDTVDYRHVATLIECASGVMSLDSLPVGNYESVSVHPLEGDVRSVAVSWDVEENSTNIDRALDAEFKGAVALVLPEGFVDLASSDEVFESMPFAVRLPDVKNPCLLDADGNMVRLSRAELADVPTAKTSDSAVYWGVLPQVAFDGNGAISLDIVESCQSSDRIDLALARHVEHFDSFEPSEAALATGNELASVLGNSRWVDSTDNWFYIPDFKPFSEDGYYMGLSIWFNIDSMQVSEYAQIISAKKDSVGFTLQKRGASGAVNLRLDTRTGVYNTVVGRANGVLDGAWHNYSFKIHGDSVTTFIDGTLLESRQFDSGEGFAAAFNPSIGYGGLRGGIDEVFFFDGTQSNNWMRLFYALQYSAIKE, encoded by the coding sequence ATGGGATGCTTTAAGAATATCTTTGGTTCGGGGCGACTCGCGTTCGTTTTTGCCGCGGTGTGTGCGCTTGCCTTCTTTGCGGGCTGCAGCAATACGTCTTCTACGGATTCCGCGGGAATTTTGATTGAGACGAATACGGGCAACAAGGGGCTTGCGCGGATTCTTGTTTCTACCGAAAATCTGGATGTTGTCGCGGGCGATACTGTCGTGGTGTTCAAGGCGAGTGCCGATACCGTAGGCGATACTTTGTATGTAGATACGGTGGATTACAGGCACGTGGCGACCTTGATCGAGTGCGCGTCGGGCGTGATGTCGCTCGACAGCCTGCCCGTGGGCAATTATGAATCCGTTTCGGTGCACCCTCTGGAAGGTGACGTGCGTTCCGTGGCGGTATCCTGGGACGTCGAGGAAAATTCCACGAATATCGACCGCGCGCTGGATGCGGAATTCAAGGGCGCTGTCGCGCTCGTGCTTCCTGAGGGTTTTGTGGATTTGGCCAGTTCGGACGAGGTGTTCGAAAGCATGCCCTTCGCGGTTCGGCTCCCGGATGTAAAAAATCCCTGCCTGCTGGATGCTGACGGCAATATGGTGCGCCTCAGTCGTGCCGAACTTGCGGATGTCCCCACGGCAAAGACTTCTGATTCCGCTGTTTATTGGGGTGTGCTTCCGCAGGTCGCCTTCGACGGGAATGGCGCGATTTCCCTTGACATCGTAGAATCGTGCCAGTCCAGTGACCGGATTGACCTCGCGCTTGCGCGCCATGTGGAACATTTCGACTCGTTCGAACCTTCCGAGGCGGCGCTCGCTACCGGCAACGAGCTTGCGTCCGTGCTTGGCAATTCCCGCTGGGTGGATTCTACCGACAACTGGTTCTACATTCCCGATTTCAAGCCCTTCTCCGAAGACGGCTACTACATGGGGCTTTCCATCTGGTTCAATATCGATTCCATGCAGGTGAGCGAGTACGCACAAATTATTTCGGCCAAGAAGGACAGCGTGGGCTTCACGTTGCAGAAGCGTGGAGCGTCGGGTGCGGTGAACCTCAGACTCGATACGCGTACGGGTGTCTACAATACGGTCGTGGGTCGTGCGAACGGGGTGCTCGACGGAGCCTGGCACAACTACTCGTTCAAGATTCATGGCGATAGCGTGACCACGTTCATTGACGGAACGCTGCTGGAATCCAGGCAGTTCGATTCGGGCGAGGGCTTTGCGGCTGCATTCAACCCCTCGATCGGCTACGGCGGGCTTCGCGGCGGTATCGACGAGGTGTTCTTCTTTGACGGCACACAGTCCAACAACTGGATGCGACTCTTCTACGCTCTGCAATATTCGGCTATAAAGGAATAA
- a CDS encoding family 43 glycosylhydrolase has protein sequence MGLNSRGVVSAAIFTLAFAGQGVFAQSWYATDVRQGGHDPSMYRDENGYILMSTNNNLAMWTSTDMVKWSAKGQIFNDSPQWLKNAVGGKTDGIWAPDLFHFNNQYGVFYCGSVFGQRTSAIGVATNANLDFSNPAKGWTDQGEVTRTTNSNNYNAIDADVVVTPDGQYWMTYGSWNAGGIRLIKLDPKTGKQASDDKTNYQIATRGGTGIEGPSLIEHGGQYFLFTAWDVCCKQGNEIEQTTYKTAMGRADKVNGTYKDRSGKELNKGGGTILMQRYSRYVGPGGGEAFKDLNRIRFVHHYYDLTGDKYNHIHIRDLVFTDDNWPEMGQPFLGRYLSAEAEHGIMTRGATDDLTFNYTKEASNGEYVGYINTKGSKIRLPMNIMQAGDYIMRYRYANGGDNDATHKVTVNGKAQTVKLPKTAAWGSFPENSVAMIPATLKRGGNFIEVEPDQNFAELDRIDFLRVIRDTIPGNGFDNGIKVRLTNDDKLAVKNGGYAIFENVVTDSIKSTEVKVELQQCSGGTLSIREGSASGTELSKCTVPSSCASGAWTEVNCSATKKLSGIKDFYLTGSGMSGEVLVGNIRFGKIAEPAVSSSSVNPPASSSSMVPPASSSSEIAPESSSSGTTAIAPRVIRNDVQTPARKGYRDLKGRSFDKQIPYRVMF, from the coding sequence ATGGGATTGAATTCTCGCGGAGTGGTGTCCGCGGCAATTTTCACGCTTGCTTTTGCGGGCCAGGGGGTGTTCGCCCAGTCGTGGTATGCGACTGACGTGCGTCAAGGGGGCCACGATCCCTCGATGTACAGGGACGAAAACGGCTACATCCTCATGTCCACGAATAACAACTTGGCGATGTGGACCTCGACGGATATGGTCAAGTGGAGCGCGAAGGGGCAAATTTTCAACGACAGCCCGCAGTGGCTCAAGAACGCCGTGGGCGGCAAGACTGACGGCATCTGGGCTCCGGACCTGTTCCATTTCAATAACCAGTACGGCGTGTTCTACTGCGGCTCCGTTTTTGGCCAGCGCACGTCTGCCATCGGTGTTGCGACGAACGCGAACCTAGATTTCTCGAATCCGGCGAAGGGTTGGACGGACCAGGGCGAAGTGACGCGTACTACGAATAGCAACAACTACAACGCGATTGATGCCGACGTGGTGGTGACTCCCGATGGCCAGTACTGGATGACGTACGGTTCGTGGAATGCGGGCGGTATCCGCTTGATCAAGCTGGACCCCAAGACGGGCAAGCAGGCGAGCGATGACAAGACGAACTACCAGATTGCGACGCGCGGCGGTACGGGTATCGAAGGCCCGAGCCTCATCGAGCACGGCGGGCAGTATTTCTTGTTCACGGCCTGGGACGTATGTTGCAAACAAGGTAACGAAATCGAACAGACCACCTACAAGACGGCCATGGGCCGCGCCGACAAGGTGAACGGAACCTACAAGGACCGCAGCGGCAAGGAACTCAACAAGGGCGGCGGAACCATCCTGATGCAGCGTTACAGCCGTTATGTGGGCCCGGGCGGCGGCGAAGCCTTCAAGGACCTGAACCGCATCCGTTTTGTGCATCATTACTACGACCTGACCGGCGACAAGTACAACCACATCCATATTCGCGACCTGGTGTTTACCGACGACAACTGGCCCGAAATGGGGCAACCCTTCCTCGGGCGCTACCTGAGTGCCGAGGCGGAACACGGCATTATGACACGCGGTGCGACGGATGACCTGACCTTCAATTACACGAAGGAAGCCTCGAACGGCGAATACGTGGGCTACATCAATACGAAAGGTTCCAAGATTCGCTTGCCGATGAACATTATGCAGGCGGGCGACTACATTATGCGTTACCGCTATGCGAACGGCGGCGATAATGATGCTACACATAAAGTAACGGTGAATGGCAAAGCGCAGACGGTAAAGCTCCCGAAGACGGCTGCCTGGGGCAGCTTCCCCGAGAATTCTGTCGCGATGATTCCGGCGACGCTCAAGCGCGGTGGCAACTTTATCGAGGTGGAGCCCGACCAGAATTTTGCGGAACTGGACCGCATCGACTTCTTGCGCGTGATTCGCGATACCATTCCGGGCAATGGATTCGATAACGGCATCAAGGTGCGCCTCACGAACGATGACAAGCTTGCCGTCAAGAACGGCGGCTACGCCATCTTCGAAAATGTGGTGACGGATTCTATCAAGAGCACCGAAGTCAAGGTCGAACTGCAGCAGTGCAGCGGCGGAACGCTCAGCATTCGCGAGGGTTCTGCCTCGGGTACGGAACTTTCCAAGTGCACGGTTCCTTCGAGCTGCGCAAGCGGCGCCTGGACCGAAGTGAACTGCTCTGCCACCAAGAAGCTTTCGGGCATCAAGGACTTCTATCTCACGGGTAGCGGCATGAGCGGCGAAGTGCTGGTGGGCAACATCCGCTTCGGAAAAATTGCTGAACCGGCGGTATCTAGTTCTAGCGTGAATCCGCCGGCATCTAGTTCTAGCATGGTTCCGCCTGCATCTAGTTCCAGCGAGATTGCTCCGGAAAGTTCCAGCAGCGGAACGACCGCGATTGCTCCGCGCGTAATCCGCAACGATGTGCAGACCCCTGCACGCAAGGGCTACCGCGACCTCAAGGGCCGTAGTTTTGACAAGCAGATTCCGTATCGGGTGATGTTCTAG
- a CDS encoding glycosyl hydrolase 53 family protein translates to MFGLGKIIRKTALVLGAVAVAALARPYIVGVDVSWVLEDESLGAKYYDNGKQQDLFDILQNHGINFIRVRTFVNSCIGYAKESYSGANSNVCWCDLEHTIALAKRIKAHNMGFFLDFHMSDTWASIGHQNVPASWAGKSNAEMGKLAYNHVKTTMDALMKAGLRPDMVQVGNEINSKVAGVSLSKTADFANIINSGVRAVRETDPSIKIVMQHGQPRPEKGFADWYSKIHANIDYDAICGSTYGTTNNGQDWRDMFGLVVKNKKAVLSCEYTGERTALVNSVFYEFGDLGWGTFVWEPTRYSNKPMFDRDGQKYTANARLRELRNIAKKYNATLPDWVQVGKAVKKYNVKTTVAYGGSIAQSIEGSEIAEGSKVTFTAVPQEGWEFVAWTGDNTGNGKEYTVASLGKDVNLGATFKFVGKDSLKYEAENGVFNKTVLESTHEGFSGKGYANLDNEVGSSVTLSVVTAGEGDKNVKIVFANGSTANRPVSVAVNGKVQVESVDFESTGAWESWDSSVVTLKLPAGASTITIASLTKDGGPNIDRIEFVNKNAVIPVNPGDSVVGDSGTTVLQRIPVRSNTLRNGGRNFLVNGRSAGALKNHASKIKIYSK, encoded by the coding sequence ATGTTTGGATTGGGAAAAATCATCAGGAAAACGGCGCTGGTTCTGGGTGCCGTGGCAGTTGCGGCGCTTGCGCGCCCGTATATCGTGGGTGTCGATGTCTCGTGGGTGCTCGAAGACGAGTCCTTGGGGGCGAAATACTACGATAACGGCAAGCAGCAGGACCTCTTTGATATCCTGCAGAATCATGGAATCAACTTTATCCGCGTGCGCACCTTCGTGAATTCGTGCATCGGCTACGCTAAGGAGAGTTACTCCGGTGCAAATTCCAACGTGTGCTGGTGCGACCTGGAGCATACCATCGCGCTTGCGAAGCGCATCAAGGCGCACAACATGGGATTCTTCCTGGATTTCCACATGAGCGACACGTGGGCTTCCATCGGCCACCAGAATGTTCCGGCCTCGTGGGCGGGCAAGAGCAATGCCGAGATGGGCAAGCTCGCCTATAACCACGTGAAGACAACTATGGATGCGCTCATGAAGGCGGGGCTGCGCCCCGACATGGTGCAGGTGGGTAACGAAATCAACTCGAAGGTGGCGGGCGTTTCGCTGAGCAAGACGGCGGACTTCGCGAATATCATCAATTCGGGCGTGCGTGCGGTGCGCGAGACGGATCCTTCCATCAAGATTGTGATGCAGCATGGCCAGCCGCGCCCCGAGAAGGGCTTCGCGGATTGGTACAGCAAGATTCACGCGAATATCGACTACGATGCCATTTGCGGTTCCACCTACGGCACCACGAACAACGGGCAGGATTGGCGCGATATGTTCGGGCTCGTGGTCAAGAATAAGAAGGCGGTGCTGAGCTGCGAATATACGGGCGAACGTACGGCCCTCGTGAACTCGGTGTTCTATGAATTCGGAGACTTGGGCTGGGGAACCTTCGTGTGGGAACCGACCCGCTACAGCAACAAGCCGATGTTTGATCGCGACGGCCAGAAATATACGGCGAACGCGCGCCTTAGGGAATTGCGCAATATTGCGAAAAAATACAACGCGACGCTCCCGGACTGGGTGCAGGTCGGCAAGGCCGTAAAGAAGTACAACGTGAAGACGACTGTCGCTTACGGCGGCTCGATTGCGCAGAGCATCGAGGGTAGTGAAATTGCGGAAGGGAGCAAGGTGACCTTTACGGCCGTTCCGCAGGAGGGCTGGGAATTTGTGGCGTGGACCGGCGACAATACGGGTAACGGCAAGGAATACACGGTGGCAAGTCTCGGCAAGGATGTGAACCTGGGCGCGACCTTCAAGTTCGTGGGCAAGGATTCGCTCAAGTACGAAGCGGAAAACGGCGTGTTCAACAAGACGGTTCTCGAGTCGACGCACGAGGGCTTTTCGGGCAAGGGCTATGCGAACCTTGATAACGAGGTGGGTTCCTCGGTGACGCTTTCTGTGGTTACTGCAGGCGAGGGCGACAAGAACGTGAAAATTGTATTCGCGAACGGCTCTACGGCAAATCGCCCGGTAAGTGTTGCGGTGAATGGCAAGGTGCAGGTGGAATCGGTGGACTTCGAATCGACGGGTGCCTGGGAATCGTGGGATTCTAGCGTGGTGACGCTCAAGTTGCCTGCGGGTGCAAGCACCATCACTATCGCCTCGCTCACGAAGGATGGCGGCCCGAATATCGACCGTATCGAGTTCGTGAATAAGAATGCGGTAATCCCCGTCAATCCCGGCGACTCGGTGGTGGGCGACAGCGGCACGACGGTACTCCAGAGGATTCCCGTGCGTAGCAATACGCTCCGTAACGGTGGCCGGAACTTCCTGGTGAACGGGCGTTCTGCGGGTGCCTTGAAGAACCATGCGTCAAAAATTAAGATATATTCAAAGTAA
- a CDS encoding family 43 glycosylhydrolase codes for MYGLGNALRGGFVGVGLSLAVGAFAASNPIVTKMFTADPAGLVHNDTMYIFTGHDEAPAGHEGYIMNDWHIFSSGDMDTWVDRGAVLSIKSFKWARGSAWASQTIERNGKFYWYVTVHDGRDFAVGVAVADHPAGPYKDAIGKALITSDMTPANSGVNYDIDPTVFIDDDGQAYIYWGNGAVMGYRLKENMVELQGNMFNVTPPSFTEAPYVHKRNGYYFLTYAYGWEERIGQATMKSPTGPVSNSKVIVGYNKNSNTSHQAFVEFHNQWYYIYHTGAIGGSFRRALCVDYAYYENDSTIANITMTDAGVKKVDHAPIKDGVYRIKARHSGLSLEDAASAVIQMDSEESESQLWALKRIDGYTYTLRNIETGKYLSFGKGNLLDTARTVESENRIVIENFNVDDGYRLYADTASEYLGDVLNISTEAGMPLVVWKQTGTQNQSFKFEYMGDESAYSSSSSDVAESSSSEGVSSCSAETTSLVAAPQKFDARVVGFSRVDGLRFSQAADYALMNLHGVVVARGHAAQVAVKSLAPGAYVVRLGGRIQKIELR; via the coding sequence ATGTATGGATTGGGAAACGCCCTACGGGGCGGCTTTGTGGGTGTCGGCTTGTCGCTAGCCGTTGGTGCGTTTGCGGCGAGCAATCCCATTGTCACAAAAATGTTCACGGCAGACCCCGCGGGGCTCGTTCACAACGATACCATGTATATCTTCACGGGACATGACGAGGCGCCCGCCGGTCACGAAGGCTACATAATGAACGACTGGCACATATTCTCTTCGGGAGATATGGATACCTGGGTGGATCGCGGGGCCGTGCTTTCTATCAAGTCGTTCAAGTGGGCGCGTGGCAGCGCCTGGGCGAGCCAGACTATCGAACGTAACGGCAAGTTCTACTGGTATGTGACCGTGCACGACGGTAGGGACTTTGCGGTTGGCGTCGCGGTTGCGGACCATCCGGCCGGCCCGTACAAGGATGCCATCGGCAAGGCGCTCATTACCAGCGACATGACTCCGGCGAATAGCGGCGTGAATTACGATATCGACCCGACCGTCTTTATCGATGACGACGGACAGGCTTATATTTATTGGGGCAACGGCGCCGTGATGGGCTACAGGCTCAAGGAAAACATGGTCGAACTGCAAGGCAACATGTTCAACGTGACACCGCCCAGTTTTACCGAGGCTCCGTACGTTCATAAAAGGAACGGCTACTACTTTTTGACGTATGCCTACGGCTGGGAAGAACGCATTGGTCAGGCGACGATGAAAAGCCCGACGGGGCCCGTATCCAATTCCAAGGTCATTGTCGGCTACAACAAGAATTCCAATACGAGCCACCAGGCGTTCGTCGAATTCCATAACCAGTGGTATTACATATACCATACGGGCGCGATTGGCGGCAGTTTCCGCCGTGCACTGTGCGTGGACTATGCCTACTACGAAAACGACTCGACCATCGCGAACATCACCATGACCGACGCAGGCGTAAAGAAGGTAGACCACGCGCCGATCAAGGATGGCGTTTACCGCATCAAGGCGCGGCACAGCGGCCTGAGTCTCGAAGATGCAGCTTCCGCGGTAATCCAGATGGATTCCGAAGAAAGTGAATCGCAGTTGTGGGCGCTCAAAAGAATCGACGGTTACACCTACACGCTCAGGAATATCGAGACGGGAAAGTACCTTTCGTTCGGAAAGGGAAACCTGCTTGATACCGCAAGGACCGTCGAAAGCGAAAACCGCATCGTCATCGAGAACTTTAACGTGGATGATGGTTACCGCCTGTATGCGGATACCGCAAGTGAATACCTGGGCGATGTCCTGAACATCTCTACGGAGGCGGGAATGCCGCTTGTCGTGTGGAAACAGACAGGGACGCAGAACCAGTCGTTCAAATTTGAATATATGGGCGACGAATCTGCATATAGTTCTTCCAGTTCCGATGTTGCCGAAAGTTCTTCCAGCGAGGGTGTGTCGAGCTGTTCCGCAGAAACCACGTCGTTAGTTGCAGCGCCCCAGAAATTCGATGCGCGGGTTGTCGGCTTTTCTCGCGTGGATGGATTGCGATTCTCGCAGGCCGCGGATTACGCCCTGATGAATCTGCACGGCGTGGTAGTTGCCCGCGGGCACGCTGCGCAAGTCGCGGTGAAGAGTCTTGCTCCCGGCGCATACGTGGTAAGGCTCGGCGGCCGCATTCAGAAAATCGAGCTGAGGTAA
- a CDS encoding TIGR02147 family protein → MNTFVNIFEFTKFRKFLAEYQERRQAAEPSFSRTEFCNLLGLPNTRSYFNDVVQGKRVTDNMRERFINVIGLKGNEARYFEAMVDFDQGKTAQVREAAFDAMMRLNKNPQAIVDPDSYEFFGNWYNSTVYAILEVMDVGDDVSELAAKIFPPVSEKRLKASLELMKKMSLVRKDERGFWKPTKDSLATVQQSKSQMVLQFQKQCLELSKQALESEGSESRDMTTFTFAVSKSAQAKVEKAAEKFKAQVRQIVMADNETPTVVEHVNLHVFSNIRENNKPSGTGEA, encoded by the coding sequence ATGAATACCTTCGTAAACATTTTCGAGTTTACCAAGTTCCGCAAGTTCCTGGCCGAATACCAGGAACGCCGTCAGGCGGCGGAGCCTTCGTTTTCGCGTACCGAGTTCTGCAACTTGCTGGGGCTCCCGAATACCCGCAGCTATTTCAACGACGTGGTGCAGGGCAAGCGCGTGACCGACAACATGCGCGAGCGTTTTATAAACGTCATCGGGCTCAAGGGGAACGAGGCGAGGTATTTCGAGGCGATGGTCGATTTTGACCAGGGGAAGACTGCCCAGGTGCGCGAGGCGGCGTTCGATGCCATGATGCGCCTGAACAAGAACCCGCAGGCGATTGTGGATCCGGACAGCTACGAGTTTTTCGGAAATTGGTACAACAGTACCGTCTATGCGATTCTCGAGGTGATGGATGTGGGTGATGACGTGTCGGAACTCGCGGCGAAGATTTTTCCGCCCGTATCCGAGAAGCGCCTGAAGGCAAGCCTTGAGCTTATGAAAAAGATGTCGCTCGTGCGCAAGGACGAACGCGGGTTCTGGAAACCGACGAAGGATAGCCTTGCCACGGTGCAGCAGAGCAAGAGCCAGATGGTGCTCCAGTTCCAGAAGCAGTGTCTGGAACTTTCGAAGCAGGCGCTGGAATCCGAAGGGAGCGAATCCCGCGACATGACTACGTTCACGTTCGCGGTGTCGAAATCCGCGCAGGCGAAGGTCGAGAAGGCCGCCGAAAAATTCAAGGCGCAGGTGCGCCAGATCGTGATGGCCGACAACGAGACGCCAACCGTCGTGGAGCATGTGAACCTGCACGTGTTCAGCAACATCCGCGAAAACAATAAACCGTCCGGAACGGGCGAGGCGTAG
- a CDS encoding SGNH/GDSL hydrolase family protein has protein sequence MEQQKQLAGIDTAIKAATILSAVALLGAFTLVDAAENYKFDFGEGPVAAGYTQVKANTKYSDSQGYGFESGTVSSVDRLWDDDLTTDFLTAKGDMVFSVALPQGNYEVTFILGDGENESETTVWAENRKLMLDRITLAGGVFSRQTVSLRRMETRSMDGSVTMSIKDREKDYRTWDKKLTFVISGKAPAVAGIEIKRNDNVTTLWLCGNSTVVDQITAPWAGWGQMAPGFFKSSLAIANYAESGLTASGFYSMKRLAKILSEVKKGDFVTVQFAHNDQKNQNDVNNYEATLTKYANEIKAKGATPLFVTSTARQNETDPKTAVGGLPERMRALGKKLGVTVLDLNQHSITLGKALGGNKEKMYMYTASDKTHFCEYGAYELARANIEEIKAKVPELAKHLRDDHEAFDSSKPDPLDILTQAKTPITDGGLIQVEPESSSSEKPESSSSAEIAGPQSSSAAEGISSSAEGTEGTTAVKSLTPRNAIRGHIDGNTLRLESIDGGAHNISFFDMQGHRIAEFRAVQGSELHVTLRQGAYLVKVAQGNRTLGIFKAVRR, from the coding sequence ATGGAACAGCAAAAACAATTAGCAGGAATAGACACTGCGATCAAGGCCGCAACGATTCTCTCGGCGGTTGCACTTCTCGGGGCATTCACATTAGTTGACGCCGCCGAAAACTACAAGTTTGACTTCGGCGAGGGCCCGGTTGCCGCGGGCTACACGCAGGTCAAGGCCAACACCAAGTACAGCGACTCGCAGGGCTACGGTTTCGAAAGTGGGACGGTTTCTTCAGTAGATCGCCTGTGGGACGACGACCTCACCACGGATTTCCTGACGGCGAAAGGCGACATGGTTTTCTCGGTGGCGCTCCCGCAAGGCAATTACGAGGTGACATTCATTCTCGGTGACGGCGAAAACGAAAGCGAAACCACCGTATGGGCCGAAAACCGCAAGCTCATGCTCGACCGCATCACCCTCGCCGGCGGCGTGTTCAGCAGGCAGACCGTTTCGCTCAGGCGCATGGAAACAAGAAGCATGGACGGCTCGGTGACCATGAGTATCAAGGATCGCGAAAAGGATTACCGCACCTGGGACAAGAAGCTCACCTTCGTCATCAGCGGCAAGGCGCCCGCCGTCGCAGGAATCGAAATCAAGCGTAACGACAACGTGACCACGCTCTGGCTCTGCGGAAACTCCACCGTGGTCGACCAGATTACGGCTCCGTGGGCGGGCTGGGGCCAGATGGCCCCGGGATTTTTCAAATCCAGCCTTGCCATCGCGAACTACGCCGAATCGGGCCTTACCGCCAGCGGGTTCTACAGCATGAAGCGCCTCGCCAAGATTCTCTCCGAAGTCAAGAAGGGCGATTTTGTGACCGTGCAGTTCGCGCATAACGACCAGAAGAATCAAAACGACGTGAACAACTACGAAGCGACCCTCACCAAGTACGCAAACGAAATCAAAGCGAAGGGCGCCACGCCGCTGTTCGTGACATCCACCGCAAGGCAGAACGAGACCGACCCGAAAACAGCCGTGGGCGGGCTTCCCGAACGCATGCGCGCCCTCGGCAAAAAACTCGGCGTCACCGTACTCGACCTGAACCAGCACAGCATCACGCTCGGCAAGGCGCTCGGAGGCAACAAGGAAAAAATGTACATGTACACCGCGAGCGACAAGACGCACTTCTGCGAATACGGTGCCTACGAACTCGCCCGCGCGAACATCGAAGAAATCAAGGCGAAAGTGCCCGAACTCGCCAAGCACCTGCGCGATGACCACGAGGCTTTCGATTCCAGCAAGCCCGACCCGCTCGATATCCTTACGCAGGCAAAGACGCCCATCACCGATGGTGGCTTGATTCAGGTAGAGCCAGAGTCCAGCAGTTCCGAAAAGCCGGAATCTTCGTCAAGCGCAGAAATCGCCGGGCCACAGTCTTCCAGCGCAGCAGAAGGCATATCTTCCAGTGCGGAAGGAACCGAGGGCACCACCGCCGTCAAATCCTTGACACCGCGCAACGCAATTCGCGGCCATATCGATGGTAACACGCTCCGTCTCGAAAGCATCGACGGCGGCGCGCACAACATCAGCTTCTTCGACATGCAAGGCCACCGCATCGCGGAATTCCGCGCAGTGCAGGGGAGCGAACTCCACGTAACCCTACGGCAAGGCGCCTATCTCGTCAAGGTCGCGCAAGGCAACCGGACTCTCGGGATATTCAAGGCAGTAAGGCGATAA
- a CDS encoding glycoside hydrolase family 43 protein, whose translation MKKLGAIFSLLAAACFAANPLTTQFYSADAAALVHNDSLFIFAGHDEQGAQGNNNKFFLMNDWHVLVTDDMENYHDYGAVLSWRTFKWASGNAFAGHCEYRNGKFYWYVAVHHATIKQDEGFAIGVAVADHPSGPWKDAIGKALVTDNTTNDVALNIDPAIFYDGNDIWMYWGSWNAGRRVKLKENMIELASTPEDIKIKDFFEAPWMHKYRGNYYFSYASGYPSTTNYSMATSLNGPWTQKGVLNDKLDNSETNHQAIFKYLGHWYFMYHGANAPGGWTYRRSVNIDYLYYDENANIQKIKRTTTGVDKVNNALVENGTYRLTVSHSALSLVEENGIVVQRPESEKDANQFWIVERSAKNARHYMLKNYGTGRYYCPPKTLLDTVKTSATACEIRIENASAAKGYYLYGDYDSDFVGDVLNVSKDAGMPVITWVRTGADNQKVKLAKATPPAVEPESSSSIKESSSSVVAENSSSSEVALSSSSSETTAIAPRAARQGMQVPARKGYRDLKGRSFDRRIPYRVMF comes from the coding sequence ATGAAAAAACTAGGTGCAATTTTTTCTTTGTTGGCTGCGGCCTGTTTCGCGGCGAACCCCCTTACGACTCAATTCTACTCTGCCGACGCCGCGGCGCTCGTGCACAACGATAGCCTGTTCATTTTTGCGGGCCACGACGAGCAGGGCGCTCAGGGGAACAACAACAAGTTCTTCTTGATGAACGACTGGCACGTGCTGGTGACCGACGACATGGAAAACTACCATGACTACGGTGCGGTACTTTCGTGGCGGACCTTCAAGTGGGCAAGCGGCAACGCCTTCGCGGGCCATTGCGAATACCGTAACGGCAAGTTCTACTGGTACGTGGCGGTGCATCATGCGACCATCAAACAAGACGAAGGTTTTGCGATTGGTGTCGCGGTGGCCGATCACCCCTCGGGCCCGTGGAAAGATGCTATTGGCAAAGCGCTCGTGACCGACAACACCACGAACGATGTCGCGCTGAATATCGACCCCGCGATTTTCTACGACGGGAACGATATCTGGATGTATTGGGGCTCGTGGAATGCGGGGCGTCGCGTGAAGCTCAAGGAAAACATGATTGAGCTCGCGAGTACGCCCGAAGACATCAAGATTAAGGATTTCTTCGAAGCTCCCTGGATGCACAAGTACCGTGGCAACTACTACTTCAGTTACGCCTCGGGCTACCCTTCTACGACAAACTACTCCATGGCCACGAGCCTAAATGGCCCGTGGACGCAGAAGGGCGTGCTGAACGACAAACTCGACAATTCCGAGACGAACCACCAGGCGATTTTTAAGTATCTCGGGCACTGGTATTTCATGTATCACGGCGCGAATGCTCCGGGTGGCTGGACCTATCGCCGCTCCGTGAATATCGACTACCTGTACTATGACGAGAATGCGAATATCCAGAAAATCAAGCGCACCACCACGGGTGTAGACAAGGTAAATAATGCGCTTGTAGAAAACGGCACGTACCGCCTGACTGTTTCGCACAGCGCCCTGTCGCTGGTCGAAGAAAACGGAATCGTGGTGCAACGCCCCGAAAGCGAAAAGGATGCAAACCAGTTCTGGATCGTAGAACGTAGCGCGAAAAATGCCCGCCATTACATGCTCAAGAATTACGGCACCGGCCGCTACTATTGCCCGCCCAAGACGCTGCTTGATACCGTCAAGACATCGGCGACTGCCTGCGAAATCCGCATCGAGAATGCCTCTGCCGCGAAGGGCTACTACCTGTATGGCGATTACGACAGCGACTTTGTGGGCGATGTGCTGAATGTCTCGAAGGACGCAGGCATGCCTGTGATTACCTGGGTGCGTACCGGTGCCGACAACCAGAAGGTGAAACTCGCGAAGGCGACCCCGCCGGCTGTTGAACCGGAATCGTCCTCTAGCATCAAGGAGTCTTCCAGCTCTGTTGTCGCCGAAAATTCTTCGAGCAGCGAAGTTGCGTTGAGCAGTTCCAGCAGTGAAACTACCGCGATTGCTCCGCGCGCAGCTCGCCAGGGAATGCAGGTGCCTGCTCGCAAGGGTTACCGTGACCTCAAGGGCCGCAGTTTTGACAGGCGGATTCCGTATCGGGTGATGTTCTAG